Proteins found in one Coffea eugenioides isolate CCC68of chromosome 5, Ceug_1.0, whole genome shotgun sequence genomic segment:
- the LOC113771654 gene encoding protein FAR1-RELATED SEQUENCE 5-like, which produces MNWHEPSCLEHANEELEREQLTGSREQNGERGEMRAEAGEGVMQEEVMANNVQARCIDDLEYDQVMNMTFDSVEDAELFYFVYARAMGFGIRRSDRKYYDDGKTRYRKWLCCREGEREERWKTMENRMREAKVVTRVKCKACFRIKYDLPSSKFIVTEFLREHNHTLATPSTAIFLRAHRNVSDADYAHAYALRRVGTRTSQIMKLFALEAGGYDKVNFQNKDLYNKIERERKNEIIHGDAEGAIAYLQGKKDLDNDFCYKYHTDSENRLMRLFWADSQSLYDYKCFGEVLVFDSTYKTNDYNQPLVVLCGVNNHFSTCIFACCLVSNEDEEAFDWVLQTLVDANGGKKPISIITDGDPAMKKAIKNIIPEARHRLCSWHLQRNAKYNANKAFMKRFSSCMHNNWSPQRFEREWEKAVIECGIKDSEWVKSVYKKRDKWATAYLRDHFFAGMKSTQRCEKMNDVLKIHLTGELKLFEFMRAFDLGVAAIRHEENRLIAETEQTSLLPTTDMPWIEEHAAEIYTRNIFLIVRNAIKGQGMYNRSDLIDDGVHKIHFVEHSRENGRFRVQQTILGGMLACSCMMFETLGLPCTHMFRIMLLEGIERIPDFLIMKRWTRKAREEFHRGATVVQNVADDVTELARYGRLMAGCKPMCLYASKTDVGYERILSIIERETPEVRKLSENRRPAEPTLRQPQRNYGVKDPERARSKGSQRQEPRRRSTGIQCGKCGKRDGHNKRTCPLNTSNLDDNCSYEETDELGSDEQFDEVHYQRAAFGGSSSSKQTSFNDISRLQACGGVVHTTDYNQSLMGSWSMQLSTHMSTSTDGGRMNVEMQPMTCDFSSETPTFCDAGSHSLIPRFSSKASSSTGIPYAWSSDSGYDFEGTSNDTYGVYGSITTARECVVKAGADKVFTVFTVVMHGVDML; this is translated from the exons ATGAATTGGCACGAACCATCTTGTCTGGAGCATGCAAATGAAGAGTTAGAGAGAGAACAACTCACGGGCTCCCGAGAGCAAAATGGAGAACGAGGAGAAATGCGAGCAGAAGCTGGAGAAGGAGTAATGCAAGAAGAAGTGATGGCCAATAATGTTCAAGCTCGTTGCATAGATGATCTGGAATATGATCAAGTAATGAACATGACATTTGACTCAGTAGAAGATGCAGAGCTTTTTTATTTCGTGTATGCTAGAGCAATGGGTTTTGGCATAAGAAGAAGTGATCGAAAATATTATGATGATGGGAAGACACGTTATAGAAAATGGCTATGCTGTAGGGAGGGTGAACGTGAAGAGAGATGGAAAACAATGGAAAATCGAATGAGAGAAGCAAAAGTTGTGACTAGGGTGAAATGCAAAGCTTGCTTTCGAATCAAGTATGATCTGCCAAGCAGCAAATTTATAGTCACTGAATTTTTAAGGGAGCACAATCATACATTGGCAACGCCCTCAACTGCCATTTTTCTAAGAGCACATAGAAATGTTTCTGATGCAGACTATGCTCATGCATATGCATTGCGAAGGGTCGGGACAAGAACAAGCCAGATTATGAAGCTCTTTGCACTGGAGGCAGGTGGCTATGACAAAGTCAATTTTCAGAATAAAGATCTGTATAATAAAATAGAAAGGGAGCGCAAGAATGAGATTATACATGGTGATGCTGAGGGTGCAATCGCATATCTACAAGGAAAAAAGGACTTGGATAATGACTTCTGTTACAAGTATCATACAGATTCAGAAAATAGACTAATGCGTCTCTTCTGGGCAGATTCACAGTCCTTATACGATTACAAATGCTTTGGTGAGGTCCTAGTTTTTGATTCTACGTATAAGACGAATGACTACAACCAGCCATTGGTGGTGTTATGTGGAGTAAATAATCATTTCTCAACATGTATATTTGCGTGTTGTTTAGTATCCAATGAAGATGAGGAAGCATTTGACTGGGTCCTTCAAACATTAGTCGATGCAAATGGTGGGAAAAAGCCAATTTCTATTATAACAGATGGAGACCCAGCTATGAAAAAAGCCATCAAGAATATAATACCTGAGGCAAGGCATAGGCTCTGTTCCTGGCATCTTCAACGAAATGCAAAGTACAATGCAAACAAAGCTTTCATGAAGCGTTTCTCCTCGTGTATGCATAATAATTGGTCCCCTCAAAGATTTGAGCGCGAATGGGAAAAAGCCGTTATTGAGTGTGGCATCAAAGACAGTGAGTGGGTGAAATCAGTTtacaaaaaacgtgataaatgGGCCACGGCATATCTTCGCGATCATTTCTTTGCAGGCATGAAAAGTACACAGAGATGTGAGAAAATGAATGACGTTTTAAAGATTCATTTGACAGGGGAGCTGAAATTGTTTGAGTTCATGCGGGCATTCGATTTGGGAGTTGCTGCTATACGGCACGAAGAAAATAGGCTAATTGCCGAGACCGAACAAACAAGCCTTCTTCCAACCACTGATATGCCTTGGATAGAGGAGCATGCAGCAGAAATATATACTagaaatatatttttgataGTCCGAAATGCTATTAAAGGTCAAGGCATGTATAATAGATCTGACCTCATTGATGATGGGGTACACAAAATACATTTTGTTGAGCACTCACGGGAGAATGGCAGGTTCAGGGTCCAGCAAACCATTCTAGGTGGAATGCTTGCATGCTCTTGTATGATGTTTGAAACCCTTGGCCTTCCATGCACACATATGTTTAGAATTATGCTACTTGAAGGGATAGAAAGAATCCCTGATTTCCTCATAATGAAGAGATGGACACGAAAGGCAAGGGAAGAATTTCATCGAGGGGCTACAGTAGTGCAAAATGTAGCAGATGATGTGACTGAGCTTGCTAGGTATGGGAGATTGATGGCTGGTTGCAAGCCAATGTGTCTCTATGCCTCCAAGACGGATGTCGGATATGAACGCATACTGAGCATTATTGAACGAGAAACACCTGAAGTGAGAAAATTGAGTGAAAACAGAAGGCCTGCCGAACCTACATTACGTCAACCCCAACGTAACTATGGAGTTAAAGACCCAGAACGAGCAAGATCAAAAGGCAGCCAAAGACAAGAACCTAGGAGAAGGTCAACTGGTATTCAGTGTGGAAAATGTGG GAAACGTGATGGCCATAACAAAAGGACGTGTCCTTTGAACACCAGCAATTTAGATGATAACTGCTCTTATGAGGAAACAGACGAGCTTGGTAGTGATGAACAATTTGATGAAGTGCACTACCAACGAGCAGCATTTGGAGGAAGCAGCAGCAGTAAGCAAACAAGTTTCAATGATATATCCAGACTGCAAGCTTGTGGTGGAGTCGTTCACACAACTGATTACAATCAATCATTAATGGGTAGCTGGTCTATGCAGCTATCCACTCATATGTCTACTTCTACAGATGGTGGCAGGATGAATGTCGAAATGCAG CCAATGACTTGTGATTTTAGCTCAGAAACACCAACTTTCTGTGATGCTGGTAGTCATTCCCTCATTCCACGGTTTTCATCTAAG GCGAGTAGCAGTACTGGAATTCCTTATGCATGGAGCTCTGACAGTGGTTATG ATTTTGAAGGCACCTCG AATGATACTTACGGTGTTTACGGCTCCATAACCACTGCCAGAGAATGTGTTGTGAAAGCTGGAGCAGATAAGGTGTTTACTGTGTTTACGGTGGTTATGCATGGAGTAGATATGTTGTGA